In Primulina eburnea isolate SZY01 chromosome 5, ASM2296580v1, whole genome shotgun sequence, a single window of DNA contains:
- the LOC140832833 gene encoding probable F-box protein At3g61730 gives MDGRSLVMLAVTCKWFNRTIMEDSIWKFACLRDLQVPDPGNVSFKWIKLYTTAFDGSHSYKYCQQEKHIDWMRIGAFSLDSHAALLTESLAGPMRIPEEVTTQKMLQMTGCCVLNSIKTGIWIADLQLVRCPICDLDACDGTMQVLDARNIELFLNEGYLEGSWDYELIGSHDINKQADAASGGIFDIEHIKDQSTSDILNSKLWVGKRTDWQPKSMVTLHAVAVNTNLQQNDGLQIKFQAMKAGKNGEIVSISISQQLL, from the exons ATGGATGGGAGATCTCTGGTAATGCTAGCAGTGACCTGCAAGTGGTTCAATCGTACCATAATGGAGGATAGCATCTGGAAATTCGCATGTTTGCGTGATCTTCAGGTGCCTGATCCTGGAAATGTCAGCTTCAAATGGATCAAACTTTACACTACAGCTTTCG ACGGAAGCCACTCGTACAAGTACTGCCAACAGGAGAAGCATATTG ATTGGATGCGAATTGGAGCATTCTCACTTGATTCACATGCTGCACTTTTGACTGAGAGCCTGGCAGGGCCAATGAGAATTCCAGAAGAAGTGACGACACAAAAAATGTTGCAGATGACTGGTTGTTGCGTATTAAACTCAATAAAAACTGGAATCTGGATTGCTG ACTTGCAGCTTGTTCGATGCCCCATCTGCGACCTTGATGCATGTGATG GAACAATGCAAGTCTTGGATGCAAGAAATATCGAGCTGTTCCTGAACGAGGGATATCTAGAAGGGAGTTGGGACTATGAATTAATAGGATCTCATGACATAAACAAGCAAGCTGATGCAGCCTCTGGAGGGATCTTTGACATTGAGCACATCAAGGATCAGTCAACCTCTG ATATTCTTAACAGTAAGTTATGGGTGGGAAAACGCACGGACTGGCAGCCAAAATCTATGGTAACCCTCCATGCAGTTGCAGTAAACACCAACTTACAACAGAATGATG GACTTCAGATTAAATTCCAAGCTATGAAGGCTGGAAAAAATGGGGAAATTGTTTCAATTAGCATATCTCAGCAGCTGCTCTAA
- the LOC140832832 gene encoding uncharacterized protein: MENVTYPVFFVLFFWFLLSATKTLKVNSLSSDGEALLSLLSETDSFYRSSSPVLSSWNPSSPTPCSWQGITCSPQERVISVSIPNTFLNLSSIPSQLSSLSSLQLLNLSSTNISGPIPVSFGSLSQLRLLDLSSNSVPGPIPPELGKLTDIQFIFLNSNRITGSIPQQLANLSSLQVLCLQDNLLNGSIPSELGSLLSLQQLRIGGNPYLSGEIPLQLGFLTNLTIFGAAATGLSGAIPHTFGNLINLETLALYDTEVSGSIPPEVGSCLELRNLFLHMNKLTGPIPPQIGQLQKLTSMLLWGNLLSGSIPDDLSNCSSLVVLDVSANNLSGEIPGYFGKLTVLEQLHLSENALTGVIPVQLSNCTSITNLQLDKNQLSGTIPAEIGRLKYLQSFFLWGNSVSGMIPPEFGNCTELYSLDLSHNKLTGLIPEEIFNLKKLSKLLLLGNTLSGGLPRSVAKCQSLVRLRLGENQLSGEIPKEIGQLQNLVFLDLYTNHFSGSLPAEIANITVLELLDVHDNYITGNVSPQLGALINLEQLDLSRNSFTGEIPWSFGNFSYLNKLILKNNHFTGAIPKSIKNLRKITLLDLSFNNFSGPVPTEIGYLTSLSISLNLGSNHFTGEIPETISGLTQLQSLDLSSNMLYGRITVLSFLTSLTFMNVSFNNFSGPIPVTPFFRTLTPNSFLENRLCESIDGLTCSSHQTRRDGLKSAKTITVVTVILASLIMAAVGIWILVTRNNKFMIENSGIPCSSREEDFSYPWTFIPFQKLNFTIENILSCLRDENIIGKGFSGAVYKAEMPNGELFAVKKLWKTKKDEETIDSFAAEIQILGHIRHRNIVKLLGYCSNKSVKLLLYNYVPNGNLQQLLQNNRNLDWEIRYKIALGSAQGLAYLHHDCLPAILHRDVKCNNILLDSKYEAYLADFGLAKLMNSSNYHQAVSRVAGSYGYIAPEYGYAINITEKSDVYSYGVVLLEILSGRSAVEPHLGDGIHIVDWVKKKMGSFEPAVTVLDSKLQALPDQMVQEMLQTLGIAMFCVNSSPSERPTMKEVVALLMEVKSPLEECGKSTSQPLMKHGR; this comes from the exons ATGGAGAACGTAACATATCCTGTTTTCTTCGTTCTTTTCTTCTGGTTTCTCTTGAGTGCCACAAAAACTCTGAAAGTTAATTCCTTGTCTTCCGATGGAGAAGCCCTTCTCTCCCTACTCTCAGAAACCGACTCTTTTTACAGAAGTTCATCGCCTGTTCTCTCTTCTTGGAACCCTTCAAGCCCAACACCATGTTCATGGCAGGGGATAACTTGTTCACCTCAAGAAAGAGTTATTTCGGTTTCCATACCCAATACGTTTCTCAATCTATCCTCAATCCCGTCGCAACTCTCTTCACTTTCCTCTCTTCAACTCCTCAATCTCTCTTCCACAAATATATCCGGCCCAATCCCTGTTTCCTTTGGTTCATTGTCTCAGCTTCGCCTTTTGGACTTGTCTTCAAACTCTGTTCCTGGCCCTATTCCACCAGAACTAGGCAAACTCACTGACATTCAGTTCATTTTCTTGAATTCGAATAGAATAACTGGTTCCATCCCACAGCAACTTGCCAATCTTTCTTCCCTTCAAGTCCTTTGTCTTCAAGATAATCTCCTTAACGGGTCGATTCCTTCGGAGTTAGGCTCTTTGCTTTCCCTGCAGCAGCTTAGAATCGGTGGCAATCCATATCTAAGCGGTGAAATTCCACTCCAACTTGGTTTCTTGACCAATCTTACAATATTTGGTGCTGCTGCAACTGGACTCTCTGGTGCTATTCCGCACACATTTGGTAACCTGATCAATCTTGAAACGTTGGCTCTTTATGATACTGAGGTGTCTGGTTCAATTCCCCCTGAAGTAGGCTCTTGTTTAGAGTTGAGAAACCTTTTTCTTCACATGAACAAGCTCACTGGTCCAATCCCTCCTCAGATCGGCCAGCTCCAAAAGCTAACTAGCATGCTTTTGTGGGGCAACTTGCTGTCTGGTTCAATCCCGGACGACCTTTCCAATTGCTCCTCACTTGTTGTTCTCGATGTTTCCGCCAATAATTTGTCTGGCGAAATCCCGGGTTATTTTGGGAAGCTAACTGTCCTTGAACAGCTACATTTGTCCGAAAATGCTCTAACCGGTGTAATCCCAGTTCAGCTGAGCAACTGCACGAGTATAACCAATCTTCAGCTGGATAAGAACCAACTATCCGGTACAATTCCAGCTGAAATTGGTAGATTGAAGTACTTGCAGAGTTTTTTCTTGTGGGGGAATTCAGTGTCAGGAATGATCCCCCCAGAGTTTGGCAATTGTACCGAGCTTTATTCCCTTGATCTCTCGCATAACAAGCTAACTGGATTGATCCCAGAAGAGATATTCAACTTAAAGAAGCTCAGCAAGCTTTTGCTGCTAGGAAATACCTTATCCGGGGGCTTGCCACGCAGTGTAGCTAAATGCCAATCTCTTGTGAGATTAAGGCTCGGCGAGAACCAACTTTCAGGTGAGATTCCTAAAGAAATTGGACAGTTACAAAATCTTGTGTTTCTTGATTTGTACACAAACCATTTTTCGGGTAGCTTGCCTGCCGAAATAGCCAATATTACGGTTCTCGAGCTTCTGGATGTGCACGATAACTACATAACTGGAAATGTATCACCTCAGTTAGGAGCCCTTATCAACTTAGAGCAGCTTGATCTCAGTAGAAATAGTTTCACCGGTGAGATTCCATGGAGTTTTGGTAACTTTAGCTACTTGAATAAACTTATCCTAAAGAATAACCATTTCACTGGAGCAATTCCAAAGTCCATCAAAAACTTGAGAAAAATAACTCTTCTTGATTTGAGTTTTAATAACTTTTCTGGTCCTGTCCCCACTGAGATTGGTTATTTGACAAGCTTGAGCATAAGTTTGAACTTGGGATCAAACCATTTCACTGGTGAAATTCCGGAAACAATATCTGGTTTAACACAGTTGCAATCTCTAGACCTCTCTAGTAATATGTTATATGGGAGAATCACAGTTCTTAGTTTTTTAACCAGTCTCACATTCATGAATGTTTCATTTAACAACTTCTCTGGCCCGATCCCTGTCACGCCCTTCTTCCGAACTTTAACCCCTAATTCTTTCCTCGAAAATCGGCTTTGTGAATCTATTGATGGCTTGACTTGTTCGTCACATCAAACAAGAAGAGATGGATTAAAGTCTGCCAAAACCATAACTGTGGTAACTGTGATTCTGGCTTCTCTGATAATGGCAGCTGTAGGAATATGGATTCTAGTAACACGGAATAACAAATTCATGATCGAGAATTCTGGCATACCATGTTCTTCTAGAGAAGAAGATTTCTCATATCCATGGACCTTTATCCCATTTCAGAAGCTCAACTTCACTATTGAGAACATCTTGAGTTGCCTAAGAGATGAAAATATTATCGGAAAAGGTTTTTCGGGGGCCGTTTACAAGGCTGAGATGCCAAATGGCGAGTTGTTTGCTGTCAAAAAGCTGTGGAAAACAAAGAAAGACGAAGAAACAATAGACTCTTTTGCTGCAGAGATTCAAATTCTTGGTCACATAAGGCATCGGAATATAGTAAAACTATTGGGATATTGCTCGAATAAAAGTGTGAAACTTCTACTCTATAACTACGTCCCGAATGGTAATCTCCAACAGCTTCTTCAAAATAATCGGAACTTGGACTGGGAAATTCGGTACAAGATTGCACTTGGATCAGCTCAAGGTCTTGCTTATCTTCATCACGATTGCCTGCCTGCAATTCTTCATAGAGATGTGAAATGCAACAACATACTCCTAGATTCCAAGTATGAGGCTTATCTTGCTGATTTTGGACTTGCAAAACTAATGAACTCTTCGAATTATCATCAGGCTGTGTCCCGAGTGGCGGGATCATATGGATACATAGCGCCAG AATACGGATATGCAATAAACATAACCGAAAAAAGCGATGTCTACAGCTATGGCGTAGTTTTGCTAGAGATCTTAAGTGGGCGTAGCGCGGTTGAGCCTCATCTTGGTGATGGAATCCACATTGTGGATTGGGTGAAGAAGAAGATGGGAAGCTTTGAACCGGCTGTCACAGTACTCGATTCCAAGCTCCAGGCATTGCCCGACCAAATGGTGCAAGAAATGCTACAGACGCTTGGGATCGCAATGTTTTGCGTTAATTCATCGCCTTCCGAGAGGCCGACAATGAAGGAAGTGGTGGCACTTCTGATGGAAGTCAAGAGCCCACTTGAAGAATGTGGGAAAAGTACTTCTCAGCCTTTAATGAAACATGGAAGATAA